The DNA sequence CATCGCCTCGCGGCCATGTTTCTCGTCGATCAGCATGCCATAGCCGTCGCGGCCGGCCGCGACCTTGGCTGCTGCCTTGACCGCCAGCACCTTGAAATCGCGGACGCGCGCCGGATCGGCGCCGGTCTTGGCCACCACATCCTCGAGCTGCACACGGTGGTCGCAGGCGAGCGCCATCAGCGAGGGGATGTCGCGCCGGCGTGTCGTCGCCCAATGGATGTGATTGATCGCCTCGTCCTTGCGCAGCGCGCGATGCTTGCTGCCGTTCTCGAGAAAGAACCGCAGCTCCTCGAAGGTCGGATATTCCGGCGCGCAGAGCAGCCGCGACACGGCGAAGGCGCCGCAGGCATTGGCCCAGGTCGCCGCCGTGGCAAGGCTTTCACCGCCGAGCCAGCCGCGCAGCAGACCGGACATGAAGGCGTCACCGGCGCCCAGCACATTGTAGATCTCGATCGGGAAACCCTTGCCCACGACGCCGTCCTCGAGATCGTCGCTGATCGGTCCGTCATAGACGATGCAGCCCATGGCGCCGCGCTTCAGGACGATGGTGGCCGAGGACAGGGAGCGGATCGTCTTCAGCGCGCTCAGGCAGTCGTCGGCGCCGGACGCGATCATGATCTCTTCCTCGGTGCCGACGATGAGGTCGCAATCGGGCAGCACCGTCTTCAACTGGGCCGAGACGCGGTCGGATTTGACATAGCGCTCAAAGCCTTCGGCGTGGCCGGCAAGGCCCCACAAATTCGGGCGATAGTCGATATCGAACACGACCTTGCCACCCCTGGCCTTCATGATGCGGATCGCCTTGCGCTGGGCGGCATCGCTGTTGGGGCGGGAAAAATGCGTGCCGGTGACGACGATCGAACGGGCCGAGGCAATAAACGCTTCGTCGATATCCTCCTCGGCCAGCGCCATGTCGGCACAGTCGGATCGGTAGAAAATCATCGGCGAAACGCCTTCGCTCTCGACCGAAAGCAGAACCAGCGCGGTCAACCGCTCCTTGTCGGTCTTCAGACCGTCGGTGTTGACGCCTTCGCGTTTCAGCTGCTCGCGGATGAAGCGGCCCATCTGTTCGTCGCCGACGCGCGTCAGCAGAGCCGAGCGCAGCCCGAGCCGCGCCGTGCCGACGGAAATATTGGCCGGGCAGCCGCCGACCGACTTGGCGAAGGAGGTGATGTCCTCCAGCCGCGAGCCGATCTGCTGGCCATAGAGGTCGACGGACGCGCGGCCGATGGTGATGACATCGAGCGGCGCCTGTCTTGCGTCCACGGCTTCGCTCATTGGAACCTCCCGTCGGTCTTGTCGTCATGGACAACATTGTTTTGGGTAACACGCGCGAGCGGCTGCGTGGCGCCGGCAATATGAAATAATAATTCCAATCCATAGTCAATATGGAATGAGCATTCCCTAGGCTAAAATTGCCTTGAAGGGACGCCTGATCAAGCCTTGCGCTTACGGCTCGCGTCGCGCCGCTTCTCGCCGACGCCGACGGTCAGCGCCATGGCCAGCGCCATTGTCGCCGACAGCGAGCGGAAGCCGGCGAAATCCGCCTCGGCAACCTCGAACCAGACCCTGGCGAACTGGGCGAGCGGCGAGAACGAGCTGTCGGTGATGGCGACGATCGGCACGCCCTGCTCGGAAATGGCGCGCGCCTCCTCGATCGTGGCCGGCGCGTAGGGCGAGAAGCTGATGGCGATGACGGCGTCCGCCGGTGTGGCGAAGCCGACCATCTCGGCATTCAGGCCGGCGGCCGATTCGATCAACTGGTTGCGGATCTTCAGCTTGCCGAGCGCATAGGCGATGTAGGAAGCCACTGGATAGGAGCGTCGCTTTGCCAAGACATAGATGGTCTGCGCCTTCGCCAGCAGTGAAATCGCGTCTTCCAGATGCGCATCGTCCAGCGTGCGGGAAATGTCGTTGAGCGAGGTGCTGGCGGCGGCGATGAAGCCGTCGAAGATCGCCCGGTGGCCGGCACCGCCCTCGGCCTTGGCGCGCAGCGCCTGCAGCCGCTCGTCATAGGAAGAGTTGCGCTCGCGCAGACGTTCCCGGAACACCTGCTGCAGGCTGGTAAAACCGTCGAAGCCGAGTTGCTGGGCAAAGCGGATCAGGGTCGAGGGCTGCACGCCGGCCGAAGCGGCGATGCTGGCGGCGGTACCAAAGGCGATGTCGTCGGGATTGTCGAGCGCGTAGGCGGCGATCTGGGCGATGCGCTTGGGCAGGCTCTCGCGCCGGTCCAGAATCGTGGCACGCAGCGTCTCGAAGTCGCGAGGTACCTGTTCGTCCATCGTCCCTCTGCCCAAGCCTGTCTGGACACCCTCTCTGCCCCATCATAGCGAGCCTGCGCAAGAACGCCATAAAAAATGAGGCAGACATTCCATTCCTGAAAAAAATGGACTAATTCATCCACTCAGCTTCTATGGCAGCGGAGGAACGAAAAATGGTCGGCGTCGGTCTTATCGGCACGGGTTTCATGGGCAAATGCCACGCCATCGCGTGGAGCGCCGTCGGGGCCGTCTTCCCCGATGCGGCCAAGCCACGGCTCGTCCATCTCGGCGAGGTCAATGAGGAGCTCGCCAGGCGCAAGGCAGGCGAGTTCGGCTTCGCCAAGGCCACCAGCGACTGGCGCGCCGTCGTCGACGACCCGGAGGTCGATATCGTGTCGCTGACAACCCCCAATCAGTTCCATCCGGAAATGGCCATCGCTGTCCTCGAAGCCGGCAAGCATCTGTGGTGCGAAAAACCGATGGCACCGAGCTTTGCCGAAGCCGAGGCGATGGCGGCCGCGGCGAAGAAATCAGGCAGGGTCGCCGCGCTTGGCTACAACTACATCCAGAGCCCGGCCATCCGCCACATCGGCGCGCTGCTCGACGAGAAGATCATCGGCGAGGTCAACCATCTGCGCATCGAAATGGACGAGGATTTCATGGCCGATCCCGAGGCGCTGTTCTTCTGGAAGCACGAGGCGACTTCCGGCTACGGCGCGCTCGACGATTTCGCCGTGCATCCGCTGTCGCTGGTCTCCGCGCTGTTCGGCCGCGTCGGCAGCGTCATCTGCGACATGGCCAAGCCCTATGCCGACCGCAAGCTGGCCTCAGGCGGCCGGCGCGCGGTGGAGACCTACGACATTGCCAGCGTGCTCGTGCATCTGGAGAACGGCATTGCCGGCACGCTGCAGGTCAACCGCTCGGCCTGGGGCCGCAAGGGCCGCATCGCCATCCAGATCTTCGGGTCCAAGGGATCGATCCTGTTCGACCAGGAGCGGATGAACGAATTCCAGCTCTACCTGACGTCCGACCGACCCACCGAACAGGGCTACCGCACCATTCTGGTGGCGCCGCAGCACAGGCCCTATGACCTCTTCGTGCCGGCGCCCGGCCACAGCCTCGGCTTCAACGACCTCAAGATCATAGAATGCCATGAATTGCTGACACGGCTTGCCGGCAAGCCGGCCCGGCTCATCGAGTTCGCCGAAGGACTGGAGATCGAGCGCACCGTGCACGCCATGGCGCGCTCCTTCGAGGAGAAGCGCTGGGTGGACGTAAGGTAGGGTTCGCTATGCTGGTCGCTTTAGCCGGCGGCCGCTGCATTGACTTCCCATCCGTCGACCCAGACCTGCCGCAAACGATCGCCTTCGCCCTTGAAACGTAGCCCGGTCGGCCGGCAATCCTCGATGCGGTCGCTGCGGAAGTTGCGGATCGCCTGGCGCAACTCGCACCAGGCGACGATGTTGGCGGTTTCGGCGTAATAGATCAGAGCGATCGGGCGGATGAGGCGCTCGGAAGCGCGGCCAAGCTCGTCGCGATAGGAGAGCTCGAGCTTCTCCTCGTCGCGTATGGCGCGGCGCACCAGCGCCAGATCGATCGCGCCTGCGGAGGGCGCGGCGAAGCCCCAGGCGTGCAACGCATTGGCGTCGAGCGTCTGGCGCAAGGGCGACGGCACCGCGCCGGCGATCTTGGCGCCGACGCGCTTGGCCGCCTGCTTGAGCTCGTCGTCGCCCGTGCGCTCGAGCAGCGCCAGCGACAGGACGATCGCCTCCATTTCCTCGATCGAAAACATCAGTGGCGGCAAGTCGAAGCCGGGGCGCAGGATGTAGCCGATGCCACGCCCGCCCTCGATCGGCACGCGTATCGCCTGCAGCGCCGCGATGTCGCGATAGATCGAGCGGATCGTCACTTCCAGTTGCCCGGCGATCATTGCCGCCGTCACCGGCTGCCGCGCCAGCCGCAGGATCTGGATGATCTCGAACAGGCGCGAGGCCTTGCGCATTTTTCTGACCTGGTACCGATCACAACTGACACACCATCGTCAGTTGGGCCTGCCTATAGGACTGCCTATCGATTTGAAAATCAACAGGTTCCGCCGAGGCTGGCCGAGCGGGACAACAGGCAACTGACATGGGCTATGCTGAAAATCTCTGGCTGTTCTTTATCCTCCTGTTCGGCATCATCGCCGTTCCAGGCATGGACATGCTGTTCGTGCTTGCCAATGCGTTGACCGGCGG is a window from the Mesorhizobium australicum WSM2073 genome containing:
- a CDS encoding bifunctional 5-dehydro-2-deoxygluconokinase/5-dehydro-2-deoxyphosphogluconate aldolase; the protein is MSEAVDARQAPLDVITIGRASVDLYGQQIGSRLEDITSFAKSVGGCPANISVGTARLGLRSALLTRVGDEQMGRFIREQLKREGVNTDGLKTDKERLTALVLLSVESEGVSPMIFYRSDCADMALAEEDIDEAFIASARSIVVTGTHFSRPNSDAAQRKAIRIMKARGGKVVFDIDYRPNLWGLAGHAEGFERYVKSDRVSAQLKTVLPDCDLIVGTEEEIMIASGADDCLSALKTIRSLSSATIVLKRGAMGCIVYDGPISDDLEDGVVGKGFPIEIYNVLGAGDAFMSGLLRGWLGGESLATAATWANACGAFAVSRLLCAPEYPTFEELRFFLENGSKHRALRKDEAINHIHWATTRRRDIPSLMALACDHRVQLEDVVAKTGADPARVRDFKVLAVKAAAKVAAGRDGYGMLIDEKHGREAMFEFARHPFAWLGRPVELPGSRPLRFEFSQDIGSQLTEWPVDHCIKCLCFYHPDDPAELKEEQQQKLRALFEAARKVGRELLIEIIAGKHGKLDDTTIPRALEELYALGIKPDWWKLEPQASSGAWARIEAVILKHDPWCRGIVLLGLEAPQDELEAAFAATANAPIVKGFAVGRTIFVHAAEQWLAGRMSDDEAVADMASRFEQLTEAWLVARGRKAA
- a CDS encoding MurR/RpiR family transcriptional regulator, which encodes MDEQVPRDFETLRATILDRRESLPKRIAQIAAYALDNPDDIAFGTAASIAASAGVQPSTLIRFAQQLGFDGFTSLQQVFRERLRERNSSYDERLQALRAKAEGGAGHRAIFDGFIAAASTSLNDISRTLDDAHLEDAISLLAKAQTIYVLAKRRSYPVASYIAYALGKLKIRNQLIESAAGLNAEMVGFATPADAVIAISFSPYAPATIEEARAISEQGVPIVAITDSSFSPLAQFARVWFEVAEADFAGFRSLSATMALAMALTVGVGEKRRDASRKRKA
- a CDS encoding Gfo/Idh/MocA family protein, whose protein sequence is MVGVGLIGTGFMGKCHAIAWSAVGAVFPDAAKPRLVHLGEVNEELARRKAGEFGFAKATSDWRAVVDDPEVDIVSLTTPNQFHPEMAIAVLEAGKHLWCEKPMAPSFAEAEAMAAAAKKSGRVAALGYNYIQSPAIRHIGALLDEKIIGEVNHLRIEMDEDFMADPEALFFWKHEATSGYGALDDFAVHPLSLVSALFGRVGSVICDMAKPYADRKLASGGRRAVETYDIASVLVHLENGIAGTLQVNRSAWGRKGRIAIQIFGSKGSILFDQERMNEFQLYLTSDRPTEQGYRTILVAPQHRPYDLFVPAPGHSLGFNDLKIIECHELLTRLAGKPARLIEFAEGLEIERTVHAMARSFEEKRWVDVR
- a CDS encoding helix-turn-helix transcriptional regulator — protein: MRKASRLFEIIQILRLARQPVTAAMIAGQLEVTIRSIYRDIAALQAIRVPIEGGRGIGYILRPGFDLPPLMFSIEEMEAIVLSLALLERTGDDELKQAAKRVGAKIAGAVPSPLRQTLDANALHAWGFAAPSAGAIDLALVRRAIRDEEKLELSYRDELGRASERLIRPIALIYYAETANIVAWCELRQAIRNFRSDRIEDCRPTGLRFKGEGDRLRQVWVDGWEVNAAAAG